A section of the Pseudomonas sp. FP453 genome encodes:
- the rpiA gene encoding ribose-5-phosphate isomerase RpiA — MTQDQLKQAVAQAAVDLILPKLDDKSIVGVGTGSTANCFIDALAQHKGAFDGAVASSEATAARLKGHGIPVYELNTVSDLEFYVDGADESDAHLNLIKGGGAALTREKIVAAVAKTFICIADASKLVPVLGAFPLPVEVIPMARSHVARELVKLGGDPVYREGVLTDNGNIILDVFNMQITNPVELETQINAIVGVVTNGLFAARPADVLLLGTAEGVKTLKA; from the coding sequence ATGACCCAGGATCAACTCAAACAGGCAGTGGCCCAGGCCGCCGTCGATTTAATCCTTCCCAAACTCGACGATAAAAGCATCGTCGGTGTCGGCACCGGCTCCACCGCCAACTGCTTCATCGACGCACTGGCCCAGCACAAGGGCGCATTTGACGGCGCCGTGGCCAGCTCCGAAGCCACCGCCGCCCGCCTCAAGGGCCATGGCATTCCGGTGTACGAGCTCAACACCGTGAGCGACCTGGAGTTCTACGTCGACGGCGCCGATGAAAGCGACGCGCACCTGAACCTGATCAAAGGCGGCGGCGCGGCCCTGACCCGCGAGAAGATCGTCGCGGCCGTGGCCAAGACCTTTATCTGCATCGCCGACGCCAGCAAGCTGGTGCCCGTCCTCGGTGCCTTCCCGCTGCCGGTGGAAGTGATCCCGATGGCCCGCAGCCACGTGGCCCGCGAGCTGGTGAAACTGGGCGGCGACCCGGTGTACCGCGAAGGCGTGTTGACCGACAACGGCAACATCATCCTCGACGTGTTCAACATGCAGATCACCAACCCGGTGGAGCTGGAAACCCAGATCAATGCCATCGTCGGCGTGGTCACCAATGGTTTGTTCGCTGCGCGTCCGGCTGACGTGCTGCTGCTGGGCACTGCCGAAGGTGTGAAAACCCTCAAGGCCTAA